A section of the Clostridium felsineum DSM 794 genome encodes:
- a CDS encoding DUF523 domain-containing protein: MKEESIIVSACLLGVNCKYSGENNFSDKVKEICKGKKVIPVCPEQLGGMSTPRNPAEIINGTGKEVLEKNAKVIDNKGRDVTVYFIKGAEETFKIAKLFNCKKAILKAKSPSCGVGEIYNGTFSKTLVKGNGVTAEILKKNGIEIITELY, translated from the coding sequence ATGAAAGAGGAAAGTATTATTGTTTCAGCGTGTCTTTTAGGAGTGAATTGCAAATATAGTGGTGAAAATAATTTTAGTGATAAGGTTAAAGAAATTTGCAAGGGGAAAAAAGTTATTCCTGTATGTCCAGAGCAACTTGGTGGAATGTCTACGCCTAGAAATCCAGCCGAAATTATTAATGGCACAGGCAAAGAGGTTTTGGAAAAGAACGCTAAAGTTATCGATAATAAAGGAAGAGATGTAACAGTATATTTTATAAAAGGTGCAGAGGAAACTTTTAAAATAGCTAAGCTTTTCAATTGTAAAAAAGCTATTTTAAAAGCTAAAAGTCCTTCTTGTGGTGTTGGAGAAATATATAATGGAACCTTTAGCAAAACCTTAGTAAAAGGAAATGGTGTAACAGCAGAAATTTTAAAGAAAAATGGAATAGAAATCATTACAGAATTATATTAA